TGGCTTTTGTATGTTTAAGAGGCTGACTGCCAGCTTTGACTACACGACCAAGTCTATACCAGGATTGGGCTGAACGAACTATTTTAACATGCTTCCTATGATAAACAGGACATGTTTTTCCACCCACATACGCTTCAAAAGATCCTCTTTGGATTTTCTTGGTGTGTTTCAAGGCTAGTGTCCCACAAGGAACTTTCGGGTCGAGAACCTCATTTTGACGCAAGTGTTGTTCCAAAACATATATAGGATGACCCTTGAAGTCCTGTATATTCGTTGGTAGTCCTTCGGATGCTTCCCGTTTTTTAAGTTCCGCAATTTCAGCGATAGCTCTTGGGTCCAGCTGACGAGGTGTAAAGTATCGCATAACTCGCTCCCACCATACCGCACCTGATTCGGTATTTGTTATTCGCTTTTTCCTCGTTTTGGAGTTGTATTGATAGGCATAACGTCTTGTCACATCGCGAGCAGTGCCATCGCGTTCAAATGCAATGACATATCGGAGAGAGTTGTATGGGTCTGACAAAGCAGGTTCCAGTTTTGACCTTCCTCGAACAACTTCCACCGATTGTGTTACTGTTGGATCTACCGATACCCACCTTGAGCTGGCTGGATCCCATGCCTCTACCCAATAAATGGGGTAAGCACTGCCCTGATGAAATGTCGAGGGGTGCCTGGAACTAGGACTTCCAGCTCGAGAGGTATCCTTATCTGACGATTCTGCTGACTCTTCCATAGGTGTATTAGATGTAAAATCCAGTGGTTGAAGGGAGCAGACAAGCCTGGCATCCACATCCACTGATCTCAAAAGAGCACAAAATCCTTGAGCGGATAAATCACTAGACCCTCTAAATCTAGTCAATTGCCTTCTAAATTTTTCTATACCCATTCGGCTCTCAATCAGTCGAGACTTgttaaatatttcatccCAGCCGAGCATTCTCAACCCCTTGTGTGTGATACGGAAACTGTTACTCCATGCCTTACAAGCATGGCGTAGCCCGTCTAGAAATTTTCGAGTTTTTAAAGTGGGAGATAAATGGTCTGGTGGAAATAGCTCCTGTAGAATATTATTACTTAATACCCTTTTGAAGTCCCTATGAAGGAGAAAATCATTGCACCAGTGATTACGGAGAGAGTTGTGGTGTAGGAGGCAGATAAGCTGGAGTTTATGAATCAAAATTCTGTCAGCTTTTTCCTCTTTTGTCAAATGATGTACTTTGCGACTTTTCGAAGTTAACTTGGTTTCTTTGGCATTCAAGGATATGGTAATTCCTTGAGTCGAACTTGCTTCCTTTGACGTGCCTACGACAGAATTATTCGCATCGCCACCATTGGAGTTTATTTCTGCTGTGTCTGCTACTCCCGTATCAGCATTCAAAAGATTTACATCGTCCCACtcaaattcttcttcttcatcttcatcttcatcttcatcatcatcctgATTACCTTCGATCAGTTGGATCGAATTTGTGTAGTAATGTTTCTGCGTTTCTGATGTCGGATGCCGTTCGTCTGGGTCTTCTAAAGAATCCGAGGAGATGTATACTACTTCAGAGTCATTAGCTGAATCCAAATCGACCCGATCCCCTACTTGGTCTCTTTGAcgctttcttttttttactgGCCTACTGTCGTCAATGCTTTTAACTTCGGTTTGGATATCTTTCATCATAGCAAGATATCCCTTTGGCACACTACT
The Sugiyamaella lignohabitans strain CBS 10342 chromosome A, complete sequence genome window above contains:
- the RAD4 gene encoding Rad4p (Protein that recognizes and binds damaged DNA (with Rad23p) during NER; subunit of Nuclear Excision Repair Factor 2 (NEF2); also involved, with Rad23p, in turnover of ubiquitylated proteins; NER stands for nucleotide excision repair; GO_component: GO:0005737 - cytoplasm [Evidence IEA,IEA]; GO_component: GO:0005829 - cytosol [Evidence IDA] [PMID 19889839]; GO_component: GO:0000111 - nucleotide-excision repair factor 2 complex [Evidence IDA] [PMID 7768886]; GO_component: GO:0005634 - nucleus [Evidence IEA,IEA,IEA]; GO_component: GO:0005634 - nucleus [Evidence IDA] [PMID 19889839]; GO_function: GO:0003677 - DNA binding [Evidence IEA,IEA]; GO_function: GO:0003684 - damaged DNA binding [Evidence IEA]; GO_function: GO:0003684 - damaged DNA binding [Evidence IDA] [PMID 9813069]; GO_function: GO:0003684 - damaged DNA binding [Evidence IDA] [PMID 9837874]; GO_process: GO:0006281 - DNA repair [Evidence IEA]; GO_process: GO:0006974 - cellular response to DNA damage stimulus [Evidence IEA]; GO_process: GO:0006289 - nucleotide-excision repair [Evidence IEA]; GO_process: GO:0006289 - nucleotide-excision repair [Evidence IMP] [PMID 18936173]; GO_process: GO:0043161 - proteasome-mediated ubiquitin-dependent protein catabolic process [Evidence IMP] [PMID 19889839]), whose product is MKRSKGKAPVRPKGSNLSRLGPQSVLSSVPKGYLAMMKDIQTEVKSIDDSRPVKKRKRQRDQVGDRVDLDSANDSEVVYISSDSLEDPDERHPTSETQKHYYTNSIQLIEGNQDDDEDEDEDEEEEFEWDDVNLLNADTGVADTAEINSNGGDANNSVVGTSKEASSTQGITISLNAKETKLTSKSRKVHHLTKEEKADRILIHKLQLICLLHHNSLRNHWCNDFLLHRDFKRVLSNNILQELFPPDHLSPTLKTRKFLDGLRHACKAWSNSFRITHKGLRMLGWDEIFNKSRLIESRMGIEKFRRQLTRFRGSSDLSAQGFCALLRSVDVDARLVCSLQPLDFTSNTPMEESAESSDKDTSRAGSPSSRHPSTFHQGSAYPIYWVEAWDPASSRWVSVDPTVTQSVEVVRGRSKLEPALSDPYNSLRYVIAFERDGTARDVTRRYAYQYNSKTRKKRITNTESGAVWWERVMRYFTPRQLDPRAIAEIAELKKREASEGLPTNIQDFKGHPIYVLEQHLRQNEVLDPKVPCGTLALKHTKKIQRGSFEAYVGGKTCPVYHRKHVKIVRSAQSWYRLGRVVKAGSQPLKHTKARKSLSSKYSDTEDAGEEEANVGMYSLDQTTKYVPPPIVDGKVPRNAFRNIDVYVPSMIPEGGRHLRYPNINLAAKILGVDYADAVCGFDFARRKMNPRIEGIVIAAEFEEAVMEVYNHLVYEKEEEDKKVVEAKALLRWKRYLIALQIKSRLNRVHGKLEEESIPKADGSGSDSDVVVSEVNTTPAPKGRFDLSDIDVEKLLATGRLAPASSSVDNESSNEFSFTVLHQLDGNNIESAIVVSSRENSVEAEPTSHVRSTNMVSRSNGEVVSASETQQLEDDTETQPVTEIPQNAERLSDSPKSTNFYNGGVQDAKFSTSNQFSMATVADETQLTEETQLTSLVETQITEETQQTSFVETQDLTKSDDDSSGGFMAESMSESELLAELDEEMDSS